In a single window of the Paenibacillus sp. MMS20-IR301 genome:
- a CDS encoding YhgE/Pip domain-containing protein → MKSLSVFIKDLGAIFKNPKMRISMFAILFIPVLYSGLFLKAFWDPYGKMNELPVAVVNEDKGADYEGSKLSAGSDLVAELKKTDGFKWNFVSRETAEAGLADNTYYMAIIVPEDFSAKATTLLEADPQPAKIIYEPNEGYNFLAGQIGGTAVKDIKTKVSAKITEAYTESVFDKITEIASGLGEAGDGAGKIADGATKLDDGALKLKDNLLVLTEGTGKLLDGVAPLTQGVSDLNTGAAALEAGSSTLAGGLQQLSAAHKQLQDGVSQSAAGSKQLNAGLQKTAAGAASLQAGTQSAVDGTAKLQAGTQSVVDGSAKLAAGLTSSVDGSAKLTAGLTASKEGSAKAAAGAKAVADGLQALAKSNPQLAASPDVQKLLAASTAVATGVAQLDQSQQQLLDGAAALHSGQEQLVQGANQLHSGSQQLDAGVSQLHDGAQQLNAGSTQLLEGQQQLAAGAGALEAGGAKLSAGMQQFGAKLDEAAAGGAKLADGGKALEAGTAKLLNGAGQLGSGLSSVADGSKQLSDGAGQLKDGLDELKAGSGELASKLGDAASQTSSVNKTDALVSMFAQPVQIEEVKVSKVPNYGTGFAPYFLSLGLFVGALICTIVIPMRESEVAGASRFNRFMSRTLTFSMMSLLQALLAILIVLYGLGLEVQSVGLFYAFTFITSLAFMWMIQAIVTWLDQPGRFVVILILIFQLTTSAGTFPLELIPNWMKIFNPLLPMTYSVKGFKAVISTGDFSSMWNDAGLLAAYGIVFLVLTFTYFMTRDRGNEALLKSEQVLTV, encoded by the coding sequence ATGAAATCTTTATCCGTATTTATTAAGGACCTTGGCGCGATATTTAAGAATCCCAAGATGCGCATTTCTATGTTTGCCATTCTGTTCATTCCTGTGCTGTACAGCGGATTGTTCCTGAAGGCCTTCTGGGACCCTTACGGTAAAATGAACGAGCTCCCGGTCGCTGTAGTAAATGAAGATAAAGGTGCTGACTATGAAGGCTCGAAGCTTAGCGCCGGTTCAGATCTTGTGGCTGAGCTGAAGAAGACGGACGGGTTCAAATGGAATTTCGTCAGCCGTGAAACCGCAGAAGCGGGTCTTGCGGACAATACCTATTATATGGCGATTATTGTTCCGGAAGACTTCTCGGCCAAAGCGACTACTCTGCTTGAGGCAGATCCGCAGCCGGCCAAAATTATCTACGAGCCGAATGAAGGGTACAACTTCCTGGCCGGCCAGATCGGCGGCACGGCAGTGAAGGATATCAAGACTAAAGTATCAGCCAAAATTACAGAAGCTTATACCGAATCCGTATTTGATAAAATCACCGAGATTGCAAGCGGGCTTGGCGAAGCCGGAGACGGCGCCGGCAAGATTGCCGACGGGGCTACCAAGCTTGATGACGGTGCGCTGAAGCTGAAGGACAATCTGCTTGTCCTGACTGAAGGCACCGGCAAGCTGCTTGACGGTGTTGCACCGCTTACCCAAGGCGTGAGTGATCTGAACACCGGAGCTGCCGCTCTGGAAGCCGGCAGCAGCACGCTGGCCGGAGGACTGCAGCAGCTGTCCGCAGCGCATAAACAGCTGCAGGACGGTGTATCCCAGTCGGCAGCCGGCAGCAAGCAGTTGAACGCAGGGCTGCAGAAGACAGCGGCAGGTGCAGCCTCACTCCAGGCCGGTACGCAGTCGGCTGTAGACGGAACTGCGAAGCTGCAAGCCGGCACACAGTCGGTTGTTGACGGCAGCGCGAAGCTGGCAGCAGGCCTTACCTCTTCTGTAGACGGCAGCGCGAAGCTTACAGCAGGTCTTACCGCTTCGAAGGAAGGCAGTGCAAAGGCTGCAGCCGGAGCCAAAGCGGTGGCCGACGGCCTGCAGGCGCTGGCGAAGTCGAATCCGCAGCTTGCAGCAAGCCCGGATGTGCAGAAGCTGCTGGCCGCAAGTACAGCAGTAGCAACCGGCGTAGCCCAGCTGGATCAGAGCCAGCAGCAGCTGCTTGACGGAGCTGCTGCACTGCACAGCGGCCAGGAGCAGCTGGTGCAGGGGGCAAATCAGCTGCACAGCGGTTCACAGCAGCTGGATGCAGGTGTATCGCAGCTGCATGACGGAGCGCAGCAGCTGAATGCCGGCAGCACCCAGCTGCTGGAAGGCCAGCAGCAGCTGGCAGCCGGTGCGGGTGCGCTTGAAGCCGGCGGTGCGAAGCTCTCCGCAGGCATGCAGCAGTTCGGCGCGAAGCTGGATGAAGCGGCAGCAGGCGGTGCGAAGCTGGCTGACGGCGGCAAAGCGCTTGAAGCCGGTACAGCGAAGCTGCTGAACGGTGCAGGGCAGCTGGGCAGCGGACTTAGCTCCGTAGCCGACGGCTCGAAACAGCTGAGCGACGGCGCAGGCCAGCTCAAGGACGGCCTGGATGAGCTGAAGGCTGGCTCCGGCGAGCTGGCCAGCAAGCTGGGTGATGCCGCATCGCAGACAAGTTCAGTGAACAAGACAGATGCACTGGTATCCATGTTCGCCCAGCCGGTACAGATTGAAGAAGTGAAGGTCAGCAAAGTACCGAATTACGGTACAGGATTCGCCCCTTACTTCCTGTCACTTGGTTTGTTCGTAGGCGCACTGATCTGCACCATTGTTATTCCAATGCGTGAATCCGAAGTGGCCGGAGCCAGCCGGTTCAACCGGTTCATGAGCCGCACGCTTACGTTCTCCATGATGAGCCTGCTCCAGGCGCTGCTGGCCATTCTGATTGTCCTGTACGGCCTGGGCCTTGAAGTGCAGAGTGTCGGCTTGTTCTACGCCTTCACCTTCATTACCAGCCTTGCGTTCATGTGGATGATCCAGGCTATTGTAACCTGGCTTGACCAGCCGGGACGGTTCGTAGTCATCCTGATTCTGATCTTCCAGCTGACAACAAGTGCAGGAACCTTCCCGCTGGAGCTGATTCCGAACTGGATGAAGATCTTCAATCCGCTTCTGCCGATGACTTACAGTGTCAAAGGCTTCAAGGCTGTAATCTCCACCGGGGACTTCAGTTCCATGTGGAATGATGCCGGACTGCTTGCCGCTTACGGCATAGTCTTCCTGGTACTTACCTTCACCTACTTCATGACCCGTGACCGCGGTAACGAGGCTCTGCTGAAAAGTGAACAAGTGTTGACTGTATAA
- a CDS encoding TetR/AcrR family transcriptional regulator, producing MAVVDRRQQVLQAATKSFSLFGYKATTMDQVAKIANVGKGTIYTFFTNKEQLFDEILRDVIIEMKHIAEREIKRDKPFFDNLHRVLDALLEFRSEHELFIKLSQESRDFGTPQAGEGLDKIESVVLEYLEREVEQAIRQGEIKPCDPQIVSVVMFRLYIVLTAELSKVHVPLTKEQIKSYFHLFLAEGLSQ from the coding sequence GTGGCTGTGGTAGATCGAAGGCAGCAGGTGCTTCAGGCGGCGACGAAATCTTTTTCATTATTCGGTTACAAGGCAACTACAATGGATCAGGTCGCCAAGATTGCTAATGTCGGCAAAGGTACGATTTATACCTTTTTTACGAACAAGGAACAATTATTTGACGAGATTCTGCGTGATGTCATTATCGAGATGAAACATATCGCCGAGCGGGAAATCAAACGGGATAAGCCGTTTTTTGATAACCTGCACCGTGTGCTGGATGCCCTGCTGGAATTTCGGAGCGAACATGAGCTGTTCATCAAGCTGTCCCAGGAAAGTCGTGACTTCGGAACGCCGCAGGCCGGTGAAGGACTCGACAAGATCGAGAGCGTAGTGCTTGAATATTTGGAACGGGAGGTGGAGCAGGCGATCCGCCAGGGGGAAATCAAACCCTGTGATCCCCAGATCGTATCAGTAGTAATGTTCAGGCTGTATATCGTGCTTACTGCTGAACTGAGCAAGGTACATGTGCCTTTGACCAAAGAACAGATTAAGAGCTACTTTCATTTGTTTCTGGCCGAAGGATTGTCACAGTAG
- a CDS encoding MGDG synthase family glycosyltransferase, protein MRKKRVLLFSEGFGTGHTGAAYALAEGIRLLSPDVQCRVIELGKFLNPTVAPWILSAYRKTVSSQPKLVGMMYKTQYHKSLNRLTKLALHRIFYTHASQVIEQLKPDLIICTHPLPAAVISRLKRQGLDVPLYTLITDYDAHGSWVNAEANRYLVSTSRVKSILTGRGVSPELVTVTGIPVHPKFWERSNKRLLRKELGLADIPTVLIMGGGWGLMFGKEIMNSLTARMDEIQLIFCMGSNDKQVAKMKADPLLNHPNVRILGYSSEINKLMDASDLLITKPGGMTCTEGQAKGIPMLFYSAIPGQEEKNSQYFVELGLAEMLDPDVVDKWFSTLLREYAGLEVQRKRRIVPDRKEPQYCATTVLQLLGKPAREAAEAWSPSSQQIRNEEAVYVTP, encoded by the coding sequence ATGCGAAAGAAAAGAGTACTGCTGTTTTCGGAAGGCTTCGGTACGGGCCATACAGGGGCAGCCTATGCTCTGGCCGAAGGAATACGGCTGCTTAGCCCGGATGTGCAGTGCCGGGTCATCGAGCTGGGCAAATTCCTTAATCCTACGGTTGCTCCTTGGATTCTTTCCGCTTACCGCAAAACAGTCAGCAGCCAGCCGAAGCTGGTCGGCATGATGTATAAGACACAATATCATAAATCACTGAACCGGTTAACCAAGCTGGCTCTGCACCGGATTTTTTATACACATGCCTCACAGGTTATTGAACAGCTTAAGCCCGACCTGATTATCTGTACACATCCGCTGCCTGCCGCTGTCATCTCGCGCTTGAAGCGCCAGGGGCTGGATGTGCCGCTCTACACCCTCATTACCGATTATGATGCACATGGAAGCTGGGTGAACGCCGAGGCTAACCGCTATCTGGTTTCCACCTCGAGGGTCAAGTCCATTCTTACCGGACGCGGAGTTTCCCCTGAACTGGTCACAGTGACCGGAATCCCGGTGCATCCGAAGTTCTGGGAGCGTTCCAACAAAAGGCTGCTCCGCAAGGAGCTGGGGCTTGCCGACATCCCTACCGTGCTTATAATGGGCGGCGGCTGGGGGCTGATGTTCGGCAAAGAGATTATGAATTCACTGACGGCACGGATGGATGAGATTCAACTGATCTTCTGTATGGGCAGCAATGACAAGCAGGTGGCCAAAATGAAAGCAGATCCGCTCCTGAATCATCCCAATGTGCGGATCCTCGGCTACAGCAGCGAAATCAACAAGCTGATGGACGCCTCCGACCTGCTGATCACGAAGCCGGGCGGAATGACCTGCACAGAGGGTCAGGCCAAGGGTATACCCATGCTGTTCTACAGCGCCATTCCCGGTCAGGAGGAGAAGAACAGCCAGTATTTCGTTGAACTCGGCCTGGCTGAGATGCTCGATCCGGATGTGGTGGACAAATGGTTCTCCACGCTGCTGCGTGAATACGCCGGGCTTGAAGTCCAGCGGAAACGGCGGATTGTTCCAGACCGCAAGGAGCCGCAGTACTGCGCAACCACCGTACTTCAGCTGCTGGGCAAGCCTGCCCGCGAAGCTGCAGAGGCCTGGAGCCCGTCCTCACAGCAGATCAGAAATGAAGAGGCCGTCTATGTCACTCCTTAA
- a CDS encoding cell wall hydrolase has translation MVIYKQSRCIALLVGVILVSFSAISLMSPEGAATGENVIEMDKLKSASQKYAEPFLPEAGSALHRTSASSRTITPMLYTTATAPVHTWASMANAGWLSPEKLQRPEPAQKAEAVQPKVAVVKASPSAAQALKKAATGTASIKTSKQATQQHPPAKLFFSRTKLLSQEQQTEATWSYAVSEEDLLLLQKIVMAEAEGEPYQGKVAVANVVLNRLRSANFPDTIHDVIYQKSQFSPVANGRLKRVKPNADSIKAVNAALTGVKEVSDDTYFFLSLKLAQDLTVHHSRKLAKTIGNHTFYK, from the coding sequence ATGGTAATTTATAAACAAAGCCGCTGCATCGCGCTGTTAGTTGGCGTTATTCTGGTGTCTTTCTCTGCGATAAGTCTAATGAGCCCCGAAGGCGCTGCAACCGGGGAGAATGTAATAGAAATGGACAAGCTCAAATCAGCCAGTCAAAAGTATGCGGAGCCTTTCCTTCCAGAGGCAGGTTCAGCATTACACAGGACAAGCGCTTCATCCCGTACGATTACACCCATGCTATACACCACGGCTACCGCGCCGGTCCACACCTGGGCCAGCATGGCAAACGCCGGATGGCTAAGTCCTGAGAAGCTGCAGCGTCCCGAACCTGCACAGAAGGCAGAAGCCGTCCAGCCCAAGGTAGCGGTGGTGAAAGCATCGCCGTCAGCGGCGCAAGCGCTGAAGAAAGCGGCAACGGGGACAGCAAGCATTAAAACAAGCAAACAGGCAACTCAGCAACATCCCCCCGCAAAATTGTTCTTCTCTCGGACAAAGCTATTAAGCCAGGAGCAGCAAACAGAAGCCACCTGGAGCTACGCCGTATCCGAAGAAGACCTGCTTCTGCTGCAGAAGATCGTTATGGCAGAGGCGGAAGGCGAACCGTACCAGGGCAAGGTGGCAGTCGCCAACGTTGTTCTGAACCGGCTGCGGTCAGCCAATTTTCCCGACACAATTCACGATGTAATCTATCAGAAAAGCCAGTTTAGTCCTGTCGCGAACGGGCGTCTTAAGCGCGTCAAGCCTAATGCAGACAGTATTAAAGCGGTGAACGCTGCGCTCACGGGGGTTAAGGAGGTTTCTGATGATACGTATTTCTTCCTGTCGCTGAAGCTTGCCCAGGATCTCACCGTGCATCATTCCCGTAAGCTTGCCAAGACAATCGGCAATCATACCTTCTACAAATAA
- the thpR gene encoding RNA 2',3'-cyclic phosphodiesterase, with the protein MDYKEPEQEFERLFIAVPLPENLRKYLRNESARVSSGLKFARWTHLEDFHITLQFLGDTPKKDIPALAKALREVASASKGFQLQLGEWGTFGLPDSPRVLWAGVSGDLEPLLELQKRIVSATLPLGYTAETRTYNPHLTIARKYRGEQLFTMKELEKIRTGEAPSEGLAPDLGWTVDAFVVYATRMYAIPMYEMTEKFTFFSV; encoded by the coding sequence ATGGACTATAAGGAGCCGGAACAAGAGTTTGAGCGGCTGTTTATCGCTGTACCGCTGCCGGAAAATCTGCGTAAATATTTGAGAAATGAGTCTGCCCGCGTGTCCTCCGGACTAAAATTTGCCAGATGGACACATTTGGAGGATTTCCATATTACCCTGCAATTTCTTGGGGATACCCCAAAGAAGGATATTCCGGCTTTGGCCAAGGCGCTCCGGGAGGTAGCCTCTGCTAGTAAAGGCTTTCAACTGCAGCTTGGGGAATGGGGGACATTCGGCCTTCCGGACTCGCCAAGAGTGCTCTGGGCCGGGGTTTCCGGCGATTTGGAGCCGCTTCTGGAACTGCAGAAAAGGATCGTTTCCGCAACGCTTCCGCTAGGCTACACAGCTGAGACGCGAACGTACAATCCCCACCTGACAATTGCCAGGAAATACCGGGGCGAACAGCTGTTCACCATGAAGGAACTGGAAAAAATCCGGACTGGGGAGGCTCCCTCCGAAGGACTTGCTCCCGATTTGGGCTGGACGGTAGATGCTTTTGTGGTGTATGCTACCAGGATGTATGCCATTCCTATGTATGAAATGACCGAAAAATTTACATTTTTCTCTGTTTAA
- a CDS encoding D-2-hydroxyacid dehydrogenase: MTKSIVCMQQLSPRQQELILAAAPGYSLTLGDSRNPDLALLSSAEVIIGWGKGIQDTVLRPGSPLRWVQAWSAGVEKLPLDALKERGVLLTNASGVHAEPITAVIFSFMLMFTRNMHTAIRNQQSRRWHSDGQESELTGKTAVICGTGAIGSETARIAKAFRMKTIGVSRSGRPVQDFDQVFTTGDLKSIVSQADFIINTLPITDETEGLFAADIFSACKQGAYYINIGRGATTNTDDLITALRSGQLAGAGLDVFETEPLPQDSPLWGMEQVIMTPHCAGATDRYADRIVDIFTGNMTAYLATGAPSRNLVDYSRQY; this comes from the coding sequence ATGACTAAATCCATCGTTTGTATGCAGCAATTATCCCCCCGGCAGCAGGAGCTCATTCTCGCTGCTGCACCAGGCTACAGCCTTACACTCGGAGATTCCAGAAACCCGGATCTTGCCCTGCTCTCGAGTGCAGAAGTAATCATCGGCTGGGGAAAAGGGATCCAGGATACCGTTCTTCGTCCCGGTTCACCGCTTCGCTGGGTACAGGCCTGGTCGGCCGGTGTGGAGAAGCTTCCGCTGGACGCGCTGAAGGAGCGCGGTGTTCTGCTCACGAATGCCAGCGGCGTGCACGCTGAGCCGATAACGGCTGTCATCTTCAGCTTCATGCTGATGTTCACCCGGAATATGCATACTGCTATCCGCAATCAGCAGAGCCGCCGCTGGCACTCAGACGGACAGGAGAGCGAGCTGACCGGTAAGACGGCAGTGATATGCGGCACCGGTGCCATCGGCAGTGAAACCGCCAGAATCGCCAAAGCCTTCCGGATGAAGACGATCGGTGTCAGCCGCTCCGGCCGGCCGGTTCAGGACTTCGACCAGGTCTTCACCACCGGCGATCTGAAGAGCATAGTCAGCCAGGCTGATTTCATTATTAATACACTGCCGATTACCGATGAGACCGAGGGGCTGTTTGCAGCAGATATCTTCTCAGCGTGCAAGCAAGGGGCCTATTATATTAATATCGGCCGCGGCGCAACAACGAATACAGATGATCTGATTACTGCACTACGCAGCGGACAGCTTGCCGGAGCAGGCCTCGATGTATTTGAGACCGAGCCGCTGCCGCAGGATTCCCCGCTTTGGGGTATGGAGCAGGTAATCATGACGCCCCATTGCGCCGGGGCAACGGACCGCTACGCCGACCGGATCGTGGACATCTTCACCGGGAATATGACGGCTTACCTGGCTACAGGAGCTCCTTCCCGCAATCTGGTGGATTACAGCCGCCAGTATTAA
- a CDS encoding methyl-accepting chemotaxis protein, which produces MGKVQQLKAMIRRRVGGVQKAGQSTLAKGSKSIGFKMASGYAALAVLVLISGGVSLYQMYGMQKNTGDIIHQNIPALDKIHNINYFTERVMAVSMQHILNSDPAEKSKLEEERTQFIRKVAETFKEYKQNLHAEQELQQLQSLTDKWSEFMTVNNQAIKLSGSSDKELALEVSRKGITAFNSMQTDLDALVAHSQEDAANKGSISEKIFHTSLTLNIITVVIVLIVIGLINMVIRKTMINPLKKVTSQLQQISGGDLTADETLIGNMDEIGLLAKTVNETNRTLLEMVSRIRSVSEVISGQGDELMRTIAETKEGSSQIALTMEELAVASGSQAEAAVDASKAVEELNALIEHFAVRGNDLSLHSEQVRLKGEKGGALMESSVAQMNGISEAVSQSMETLEELNRKNEGIFRLVGSIRSISEQTHLLAINAAIEAARAGDSGRGFAVVAQEVRKLSEEVQQTVSEITGITQGIQHDSRAMVEQLRSGVAKTEEGSRQIVETGEALAEINSSVVVMAATVEDMGKDLQQMTGASETMNEFSQHISALAEESAAGVEETSASAHEQLSATSEVADGIGQLKDMLNELRESVARFKV; this is translated from the coding sequence ATGGGCAAGGTTCAGCAATTGAAAGCTATGATTAGAAGACGGGTGGGCGGAGTACAGAAGGCGGGTCAAAGCACCTTGGCCAAAGGCAGTAAAAGCATCGGGTTTAAAATGGCCTCCGGTTATGCCGCGCTGGCCGTGCTGGTGCTGATTTCCGGCGGGGTCTCCCTGTACCAGATGTATGGCATGCAGAAGAATACAGGAGATATCATTCATCAAAACATTCCCGCGCTGGATAAAATTCACAACATCAACTATTTTACGGAGCGTGTTATGGCAGTCAGTATGCAGCATATACTGAACTCCGATCCGGCGGAGAAGAGCAAGCTTGAGGAGGAGCGGACCCAGTTCATCCGCAAGGTGGCAGAAACGTTCAAGGAATATAAGCAGAACCTCCATGCAGAGCAGGAGCTTCAGCAATTGCAGTCCCTTACTGATAAGTGGAGCGAATTCATGACCGTCAACAATCAGGCGATCAAGCTTAGCGGCTCCAGTGACAAGGAGCTTGCGCTGGAGGTATCCCGTAAAGGGATTACGGCCTTTAACTCCATGCAGACTGATCTCGATGCGCTGGTGGCGCACAGCCAGGAGGATGCAGCGAATAAAGGCAGCATTTCCGAGAAGATTTTCCATACTTCGCTGACGTTGAATATTATCACCGTGGTCATTGTGCTGATCGTAATCGGGCTTATTAATATGGTCATCCGCAAGACGATGATTAATCCGCTCAAAAAGGTAACATCACAGCTGCAGCAAATTTCCGGCGGTGATCTGACAGCTGATGAAACCCTGATCGGCAATATGGACGAGATCGGCCTGCTTGCCAAAACAGTGAATGAAACGAACCGTACCCTGCTGGAGATGGTCAGCCGGATCAGATCGGTCTCCGAGGTTATCAGCGGGCAGGGTGATGAGCTGATGCGTACGATTGCCGAAACCAAGGAAGGCAGCAGCCAGATTGCCCTGACTATGGAGGAACTGGCTGTCGCCTCCGGCAGCCAGGCGGAAGCGGCGGTGGACGCCTCCAAGGCGGTGGAAGAGTTAAATGCACTGATTGAGCATTTTGCCGTCAGGGGCAATGATCTGTCGCTCCATTCCGAGCAGGTGCGGCTCAAGGGCGAGAAGGGCGGAGCGCTCATGGAAAGCTCAGTAGCGCAAATGAACGGGATATCTGAGGCTGTCTCGCAGTCCATGGAGACGCTGGAGGAGCTGAACCGCAAGAATGAGGGGATTTTCCGGCTTGTAGGCTCAATCCGGAGCATCTCCGAGCAGACCCATCTGCTAGCGATCAACGCCGCGATAGAAGCGGCCAGAGCCGGCGACAGCGGACGGGGCTTCGCGGTAGTGGCACAGGAGGTACGCAAGCTGTCTGAGGAGGTGCAGCAGACCGTGTCGGAGATCACCGGGATTACACAGGGCATCCAGCACGATTCCCGGGCTATGGTGGAGCAGCTGCGCAGCGGGGTAGCCAAGACGGAGGAGGGCAGCCGGCAGATCGTCGAGACAGGAGAAGCCTTGGCTGAGATTAACAGCTCTGTCGTTGTGATGGCGGCAACCGTGGAGGATATGGGCAAGGATCTGCAGCAGATGACCGGAGCCAGCGAAACGATGAATGAGTTCAGCCAGCATATCTCGGCGCTCGCCGAGGAATCTGCGGCTGGTGTAGAGGAGACCTCGGCCTCGGCCCATGAGCAGCTGAGTGCTACCAGCGAGGTGGCTGACGGGATCGGCCAGCTGAAGGACATGCTTAATGAGCTGCGGGAGTCTGTTGCGCGGTTTAAGGTGTGA
- a CDS encoding dGTP triphosphohydrolase, with amino-acid sequence MTLIEKREHRQYPEITRLETSRAAYERDYSRLIHSPTFRRLQGKSQVFGAGTGDYYRTRLTHSLEVAQIAREAAKSLLRAYPEIETGAAGNPGLVIDPEVVECAAIAHDFGHPPFGHKGEEVLDSLLEGLIAKKTAEAVQKSGAGPVQAQTIQESLKRKYEHFEGNAHNFRLIMFLEKRENIDGLNLSDAVLLGINKYPFPGTVLKKGMYLHEWEYIHEIRRDWGIPAGKKTLEAQLMDLCDDIAYSAHDLEDGIKAGKIEVHEHFMHDGYIQRLIVEKITTLEDAFWSGWNEASIRLKVEEVLSSFLRVWMEKMPTCENDYSRTRREVKAYWVSTFVASLGVIEDGDWKKVTFIKEGQEDEDMLRTVSVLKSFAWVTMIRDLRVQRLQKRSEWILRRLWEAFLDPETSRSIIPTDWLQRYEKDQRSARPIWTWEHMVTDYIAGMTDAFAEKIYNELYGLKVGSIYDLD; translated from the coding sequence ATGACACTTATTGAGAAAAGAGAGCATCGGCAGTATCCGGAAATTACCCGGCTGGAAACCTCCAGAGCCGCATACGAACGCGATTATTCGCGTCTGATTCATTCGCCGACCTTCCGCCGGCTGCAAGGCAAATCACAGGTATTCGGTGCAGGCACCGGCGATTATTACCGCACACGCCTGACCCATTCGCTGGAGGTGGCGCAGATTGCCCGCGAGGCAGCCAAAAGCCTGCTGCGCGCCTACCCGGAGATAGAGACAGGCGCGGCCGGAAACCCCGGGCTGGTCATCGACCCGGAGGTGGTGGAATGTGCAGCTATCGCCCATGATTTCGGCCATCCGCCGTTCGGGCACAAGGGGGAAGAGGTGCTGGACAGTCTGCTGGAAGGGCTTATCGCCAAGAAGACAGCGGAAGCGGTGCAGAAGTCCGGTGCAGGCCCGGTGCAGGCCCAGACGATTCAGGAGAGTCTGAAGCGTAAATATGAGCATTTCGAAGGCAATGCCCACAACTTCCGCCTGATTATGTTCCTGGAGAAGCGGGAGAATATCGATGGTCTTAACCTTTCCGATGCGGTGCTGCTGGGCATTAACAAATATCCGTTCCCCGGCACGGTGCTGAAGAAAGGGATGTATCTGCATGAATGGGAATATATCCATGAAATCCGCAGGGATTGGGGCATTCCGGCGGGCAAAAAAACACTGGAAGCCCAGCTTATGGACTTATGCGATGACATTGCCTATTCCGCCCATGACCTGGAGGACGGGATTAAAGCAGGCAAAATTGAGGTGCATGAGCATTTCATGCATGACGGTTATATTCAGCGGCTGATTGTGGAGAAGATTACCACGCTGGAGGATGCCTTCTGGTCCGGCTGGAATGAAGCGTCTATCCGTCTCAAGGTCGAGGAAGTGCTTAGCTCATTCCTGCGTGTCTGGATGGAGAAGATGCCAACCTGTGAGAATGACTACTCCCGTACCCGGCGTGAAGTTAAGGCCTATTGGGTCAGCACCTTTGTCGCCAGTCTCGGCGTGATTGAGGACGGCGACTGGAAGAAGGTTACGTTCATCAAGGAAGGCCAGGAGGATGAAGACATGCTGCGGACAGTCAGTGTGCTCAAAAGCTTCGCCTGGGTGACGATGATCCGTGACCTGCGCGTGCAGCGCCTCCAGAAGCGGAGCGAATGGATTCTCCGCCGGCTGTGGGAGGCCTTCCTCGATCCGGAAACTTCACGGAGCATCATTCCGACCGACTGGCTGCAGCGGTATGAGAAGGACCAGCGTTCCGCCAGACCGATCTGGACCTGGGAGCATATGGTGACGGATTATATCGCCGGAATGACCGATGCTTTTGCCGAGAAAATATATAACGAGCTGTATGGGCTAAAAGTAGGATCCATTTACGATCTGGACTAG
- a CDS encoding polysaccharide deacetylase family protein yields the protein MKKRIRITAAALAAFTLMCGSADAALSSPDRAKNRYYYEERGDMIWEVQTSQKVIALTFDDGPDPFETEGILEVLRRYDAKCTFFAIGKRIAAYPDVARHVIAGGHELANHTYNHVYFKTPIISKQIQEELELTEKEIIKVSGKHSSLFRPPGGMYDETLIDVSNSMGLKPVLWSWHQDTKDWNRPGVWSISSRVIRNARNGDIVLFHDHVHGESQTKEALEIILPELAKQGFRFVTVSELIGYSDAEQAETGRHPAN from the coding sequence ATGAAGAAGAGAATCCGCATCACTGCTGCCGCTCTGGCAGCGTTTACGCTTATGTGCGGCTCTGCCGATGCTGCGCTGAGCAGTCCGGATAGAGCTAAAAACCGCTATTATTATGAAGAACGCGGCGATATGATCTGGGAGGTCCAGACGAGCCAAAAGGTTATTGCACTTACATTCGACGATGGTCCTGACCCCTTTGAAACGGAAGGCATTCTCGAGGTCCTCCGGAGATATGATGCGAAATGCACCTTTTTTGCGATCGGCAAACGGATTGCCGCCTACCCTGATGTCGCCAGACACGTCATTGCCGGCGGACACGAGCTGGCGAATCACACTTATAATCATGTCTATTTCAAGACACCGATCATCAGCAAACAGATTCAGGAGGAGCTGGAGCTGACGGAGAAGGAAATTATCAAAGTATCCGGTAAACACAGCAGCCTGTTCAGGCCGCCGGGCGGCATGTATGATGAGACGCTGATAGATGTATCCAACAGCATGGGCCTGAAGCCGGTGCTCTGGTCCTGGCACCAGGACACCAAGGACTGGAACCGCCCCGGTGTATGGAGCATCTCCAGCCGGGTAATCCGCAATGCCAGGAACGGCGATATTGTCCTGTTCCACGATCATGTCCATGGCGAATCGCAAACCAAGGAAGCGCTGGAGATCATATTGCCGGAGCTTGCGAAGCAGGGGTTCCGGTTCGTGACCGTCTCGGAGCTGATCGGTTACTCCGATGCAGAGCAGGCAGAAACCGG